The Papaver somniferum cultivar HN1 unplaced genomic scaffold, ASM357369v1 unplaced-scaffold_114, whole genome shotgun sequence region ATGTAAATATTGCAAAAAGGCTAATTACAAGATTGGTAAGAAAAATTTGGATGGTAAGAAACATGGGACTTCTAATCTCCAACATCATTTGGATAAGTGTCAGAAGTATAAGAATGAAATGAATGAGGCTAGAGCTGACGGACAACAAACACTTGAATTCCAGCCTTGCAAGCTTggagaggaaccacagttggttgGGGTGTCTTTTTCTCAAGATGCGTGCAGGAGAGCGCTGATTAGATTTATCGTTACCGATGAAATGGCTTTTAGAATtgttgaaggtgaaggatttATAGCTTTTTGTAAGTATCTTGAGCCTCGATTTAAGCTTCCAAGTCGTATGACAATATACCGTGATGTGTGCAAGCTGTTTTTGACAGAGAAGGCTAATCTGAAAAGTTATTTCAAAGCAAACAAGATAAGAGTGTGCCTTACTACTGACACTTGGACGTCATCGCAGAATTACAATTATATGGTAGTGACTGCGCATTTCATTGATCATCATTGGAAACTACATAAAAGAATTATCTgtttttgcttgattgatagccaTGAAGGTACAAATATTGGAGAGGCTTTGGCGAAATGTTTGCTAGACTGGGGACTTGAAAAGGTTTTCACTGTGACGCTTGATAATGCGTCTGCAAATAAAGTTGCTGTTGACTATTTGAGGAAGAGAGTTCAGAGTTAGGGTTCTGCATTACTCAGAGCTAAACATTTACATGTTCGATTTGTGGCTCACGTACTTGCACTTGTTGTGAAGGACGGTATGAagaagtatcatacatcacttctCAGGATCAGGGCAGTGGTAAAATATGTCACGAAATCTCCCGCAAGATATAAAAGGTTTACGGAGGCTGCTGAGTCGGAAAGAATAGATTGTAAAAAGGGTCTGATATTAGATGTGAGAACGCGGTGGAATTCTACTTACTTAATGCTTGTTGCTGCTGAAAGATATGAAAAGGCATTTGAAATGCTACGTGAGTTGGATAAGGCATTTTGTGAAGAGTTTTGCTTTGATATTCCAGTACCAGATAATATTATGGGTGATGGTGATGACACTGTTGATCTTGATGCTGATTATGATCTGGAatcagacaatgaagaagaacttgatactactgaagaagaagattctgCTGCTGTCaggaaagccaagaaaaaaaacaGGCCAAAAGTGCATGCTCCTGAACGATACGATTGGTGCAACGCGAGAGTTCTGATTAAGTTTCTACAAGTATTTTATGAAGCAACTGTTGCATTTTCAGCTTCtacttatgttacttctcattctTTCTTATTGGAACTTGGCACTGTTCGTCAAGAATTAGAAGAATGGAAAAATACACATGAGGACCCTTTCTTAAGCCACATGGGTGCTGTAATGTTGCTCAAGTACAACAAATATTGGGGAACATACCGAAAGATGAATTCGTTGATGTTTATGGCTGTACTTCTTGATCCACGAGAGAAA contains the following coding sequences:
- the LOC113328734 gene encoding zinc finger BED domain-containing protein RICESLEEPER 2-like; this translates as MVEISEDDSASNLPIIHGVASQMGPPPPRPPRSGQVHGPSAGTGSTAGSSTPASEPSHACGAGETLDNNPNAGVKRSKVWDHYDIYENGERAKCKYCKKANYKIGKKNLDGKKHGTSNLQHHLDKCQKYKNEMNEARADGQQTLEFQPCKLGEEPQLVGVSFSQDACRRALIRFIVTDEMAFRIVEGEGFIAFCKYLEPRFKLPSRMTIYRDVCKLFLTEKANLKSYFKANKIRVCLTTDTWTSSQNYNYMVVTAHFIDHHWKLHKRIICFCLIDSHEGTNIGEALAKCLLDWGLEKVFTVTLDNASANKVAVDYLRKRVQS